A stretch of Oncorhynchus mykiss isolate Arlee chromosome 26, USDA_OmykA_1.1, whole genome shotgun sequence DNA encodes these proteins:
- the LOC118944505 gene encoding solute carrier family 66 member 2-like — translation MDNRLGLGDEEEGDVGTLWHSLDWLTSCVMVAGGALPYASQYRQILRTKNTDGFSTRVCLVLLVANILRILFWFGKQFEVTLLLQSVVMILTMLVMLNLCCSVQNTNRISTKQHHITDLEPRFFWSWDGFEDYLIFLLAFTLPCAFTTLLLLDSSLFVESLGFLAVLTEAMLGLPQLLQNQRNHSTTGMSVNMVLLWMAGDSFKTAYFALKESPLQFLLCGLTQVLVDLAILYQVCLYSQDPWDKLA, via the exons atggacaacagacTGGGTCTGGgtgatgaagaggagggagatgtGGGGACCCTGTGGCACTCTTTGGACTGGCTGACGTCCTGTGTGATGGTGGCTGGAGGGGCTCTGCCTTACGCCTCACAGTACCGGCAGATCCTTCGGACCAAGAACACAGACGGCTTCTCTACACGCGTCTGCCTGGTTCTGCTGGTCGCTAACATCCTCCGCATCCTCTTCTG GTTTGGGAAGCAGTTTGAGGTGACTCTGCTCCTGCAGAGTGTGGTGATGATTCTCACCATGCTGGTGATGCTCAACCTCTGCTGCTCTGTACAGAACACCAACCGTATCAGCACCAAACAGCACCACATCACAG atcTGGAACCCCGGTTCTTTTGGAGCTGGGATGGCTTTGAGGACTACCTCATCTTCCTATTGGCCTTCACGCTGCCCTGTGCCTTCACCACCCTTCTCCTCCTGGACTCCTCTCTGTTTGTGGAGTCCCTGGGCTTCCTGGCCGTGCTGACGGAGGCCATGCTGGGGCTACCACAGCTGCTCCAGAACCAACGCAACCACTCCACCACCGGCATGAG TGTGAACATGGTCCTACTGTGGATGGCCGGGGACAGCTTCAAGACGGCCTACTTTGCCCTGAAGGAGAGCCCGCTCCAGTTCCTGTTGTGTGGGTTGACTCAGGTACTGGTGGATCTGGCTATCCTCTATCAAGTGTGTCTCTACAGCCAAGACCCCTGGGACAAACTGgcttaa
- the LOC110526841 gene encoding heat shock factor-binding protein 1, whose product MSEIQDPKSVQDLTGVVQTLLQQMQDKFQTMSDQIIGRIDEMSGRIDDLEKNIGDLMTQAGVEEMEAENKVKEEQGSA is encoded by the exons ATGTCAGAGATCCAGGATCCGAAATCTGTACAGGACCTGACTGGGGTG GTCCAGACATTGCTGCAGCAGATGCAGGATAAATTCCAGACCATGTCAGACCAGATCATTGGAAGAA TCGATGAGATGAGTGGCCGCATCGATGACCTGGAGAAGAACATTGGTGACCTGATGACCCAGGCTGGCgtggaggagatggaggcggAGAACAAGGTCAAGGAGGAACAGGGCTCTGCTTAA